From Ornithodoros turicata isolate Travis unplaced genomic scaffold, ASM3712646v1 Chromosome32, whole genome shotgun sequence, the proteins below share one genomic window:
- the LOC135373818 gene encoding uncharacterized protein LOC135373818 encodes MLLYGKDCVPLRLVEKGCDAWILASSEEMWSKRILAACDPSTSKCDVAPKCSEETAIDADTECGKKYRQEHGLTTVKPDGKSDDADMSPEMHKQQCCSMEYSTQCVPEVLKRKGCSDEIAASFIAQRKKLMVVMCGTSMGHIIHAMWTLATSIFVMSVVTSCCYKSIC; translated from the exons ATGTTGCTTTACGGCAAGGACTGCGTTCCCCTTCGACTCGTAGAGAAAGGATGCGATGCTTGGATTCTCGCAAGTTCCGAAGAAATGTGGAGCAAGCGAATATTGGCTGCATGTGACCCATCGACCTCGAAGT gcGACGTTGCTCCGAAGTGCAGCGAAGAAACGGCGATTGACGCCGACACTGAGTGCGGCAAAAAATACAGACAGGAACATGGACTTACTACTGTAAAACCTGACGGAAAGTCAGACGATGCAGATATGAGCCCCGAGATGCACAAACAACAGTGCTG TTCCATGGAATACAGTACGCAGTGCGTTCCCGAAGTACTCAAACGGAAAGGATGCAGTGATGAGATTGCCGCGTCTTTCATTGCACAGAGGAAGAAGCTAATGGTGGTAATGTGTGGAACGTCGATGGGGCATATAATACATGCCATGTGGACTTTGGCAACATCGATCTTTGTGATGTCGGTGGTAACAAGCTGCTGTTACAAAAGCATCTGCTAG